Within Gallaecimonas pentaromativorans, the genomic segment CTTCCCCTACTCGGGCCTGGTGAAAACCTACTCTTCCAACCAGCAGACCCCGGACTCCGCGCCCACCATGAGCGCCATCGTCACCGGTGCCAAAACCAAGGACGGCATGTTGTCCATCACCGACGATGCGGTACGTGGCGACTGCGCCTCCGGCCAGGGCCATGAAATGGTCAGCGCCCTGGCGCTGGCGGAAATGGCCGGCATGAGCACCGGCGTGGTGTCCACCGCCCGCCTCACCCACGCCACCCCGGCCGCCACCTACGCCCATAGCGTGGAGCGTAACTGGGAAGCCGACAGCAACATGCCAGCCGCCGCCATCACCGCCGGCTGCACCGACATCGCCTCCCAGCTTATCGACTTCCCCTACGGCGACGGTATCGAAGTCGCCCTGGGCGGCGGCCGTACCTACTTCATGCCCAACACCGAGAACGACCCGGAATACGGCAGCGCTGGCCGCCGCAACGATGGCCGCGATCTCACCAGCGAGTGGACCAGCAAACACGCTGGCAGCAGCTATGTGTGGAACCTCGACCAGTTCATGAGCGTGGACTTGGCCACCACCAAGCACCTGCTGGGCCTGTTTGAAAACTCCCACATGCAGTACGAAGCGGACCGCAGCGACGACAGCGCTGGCGAGCCGTCCCTGGCGCAGATGACCAGCCGCGCCCTGGACATGCTCAAGCAGAACGACAAAGGCTACTTCCTGATGGTGGAAGGGGGCCGTATCGACCACGCCCACCACGCCGGTAATGCCGCCCGCGCTCTGGAAGACACCGTTGCCTTGTCCGAGGCGGTGCGGGTTGCCATGGAAAAGGCCGGCCCCGACACCCTTATTCTGGTGACAGCCGACCACAGCCACGTGTTCACAATCGCCGGTTACCCGGTGCGGGGTAACCCCATCCTCGGCCTGGTACGCAGCGTTGATGAAAACGGCGAAGCGGCCAAAACCCTGAGCGTGGATGCCAACGGCATGCCTTACACCACCTTGGGTTATGCCAATGGCCCCGGTTTTGGCTTTGGCAGCAGCCCGGTGAACATGGCCAGCGCCCGCCCGGATCTGAACCTCTACGACGTCACCGATGTGGACTACCGCCAAGAGGCCACCGTGCCCCTGGGCAGCGAAACCCATGCCGGTGAAGACGTTGCGGTATACGCCATGGGCCCCGGTGCCCAGTTGGTAACCGGCTCGGTCGAGCAGAACATGCTGTTCCACGTGATGAACTACGCCGCCGACCTGGAAGCGCGCGCCGAAGCCAACCAGCCCTAAGCCGGGCCTGTGAAGGGCCGGGCACTGCCCGGCCTTCTTTGGCGAAAAGGAGTAACCCGATGTTTTATAAAGCCTTGATGTTATTGGCGCTGGGGAGCCTCAGCGCCCATGGCGCCAGTGTGTGCCCGGCCACCGCGCCAGCGGGTGCCTGGGGCCTTGAGTACCAGGTCAGCGCCAGCCAGAGCGGCGCCGAGCCTCGCCAGGTGCAGCTATTGCGCCGTGGCGCCCAGACCGCCCTTTACAGCCCTGAGCACCAGATGGCCGAATGGTGGCACTTTGAAGACCCAAAGCGCCCCGGCTTCAGCCGGGTGTTTGACCAGCAGCAGCGCCGCATCGACTACTACATGGGCGATCTGCGCGCCCTTGGCGTACAGGCCCAGCAAGAAGAGGTAGAAAGCTTTGCTGCCCGCCACCTGCTTGGCCAGCTCACCAAGCAAGGCAGCAGCCCTTGCGAGCATGCCGAGCGCTACCAGGGTGAGATAAACGGCGTTAGTTACGATCTGCTGTGGAGCCCGGTATTGGCTGCGCCCTTGGCCATCGTTACCCG encodes:
- a CDS encoding alkaline phosphatase gives rise to the protein MEMKKLALVMATIAALGLAGCNDGDDGVAGTPGADGANGNNGTDGRDFTAVNQWYLAGQSTVAKAAESTISDPAGKAKNVILFVGDGMGVSTLTAARIFEGQQQGKSGEENRLSFETFPYSGLVKTYSSNQQTPDSAPTMSAIVTGAKTKDGMLSITDDAVRGDCASGQGHEMVSALALAEMAGMSTGVVSTARLTHATPAATYAHSVERNWEADSNMPAAAITAGCTDIASQLIDFPYGDGIEVALGGGRTYFMPNTENDPEYGSAGRRNDGRDLTSEWTSKHAGSSYVWNLDQFMSVDLATTKHLLGLFENSHMQYEADRSDDSAGEPSLAQMTSRALDMLKQNDKGYFLMVEGGRIDHAHHAGNAARALEDTVALSEAVRVAMEKAGPDTLILVTADHSHVFTIAGYPVRGNPILGLVRSVDENGEAAKTLSVDANGMPYTTLGYANGPGFGFGSSPVNMASARPDLNLYDVTDVDYRQEATVPLGSETHAGEDVAVYAMGPGAQLVTGSVEQNMLFHVMNYAADLEARAEANQP